The following are from one region of the Quercus robur chromosome 1, dhQueRobu3.1, whole genome shotgun sequence genome:
- the LOC126714082 gene encoding uncharacterized protein LOC126714082, with protein MASVCISNCIEDTRVPVRPTYTNLYKWPESDAEFVRSVSSNGHRAAGARPHPTVVDSISCRQMFLRSYTFSRKESVPEKTKKCLEKVKLRMASGNKSNKTKSTTIDEKKRPGRGVFMKAKEGSCNALFTFFRRLLFCTAKVDVVDDI; from the coding sequence ATGGCCTCGGTTTGCATATCAAACTGCATCGAAGACACCCGTGTACCAGTCCGACCAACCTACACCAACCTCTACAAATGGCCAGAATCCGACGCCGAGTTCGTGAGGTCCGTAAGCTCTAATGGGCACCGTGCTGCCGGGGCGCGTCCGCACCCTACAGTGGTGGACAGCATTTCATGCAGGCAAATGTTCTTGAGGAGCTACACTTTCTCTAGGAAAGAGAGTGTCCCCGAAAAGACCAAGAAGTGTTTGGAGAAAGTAAAGCTGAGAATGGCTTCTGGAAATAAAAGCAATAAGACAAAGAGTACTACTATTGATGAGAAGAAAAGGCCTGGCCGTGGAGTGTTCATGAAGGCTAAGGAGGGTTCATGCAATGCCCTGTTCACCTTCTTCCGGCGCTTGCTATTTTGCACTGCCAAGGTTGATGTGGTTGATGATATCTGA